From Sphingobacterium bambusae:
GCAGCGGCTGCTATCGTTTACCTGACGCGGTCATCAACCAAAAATTGAATAGATGAAAAAAGCGGAAAGAAATAAAGGCTTTGTCTTTAAACAATATGAAGAGCCTTTCCAAACGCCTTTTGATAAGTTGTTCGACATCTTTATGGAGCTTATCACCCATACGTCGGGCGATTTCGACGAAGCGATCGATTGGTTGCGGCAGCTGGATCGGGAGTTTAAGTTAACGACTCCAGACTATACCATTGACGATTTTATAGAGGACCTCAAAAGCAAAGGTTACATCAAGGAGCGTTTGCAGCCCGACGGTACCGGCGGCGTGGATATCAGCTCGAAGTTGGAAAAGGCGTTGCGTCAAAGCGCGCTCGAGCAAATTTTCGGTAAGATGCGCAAAGGCAATGCCGGTAATCACAAGACCAAGCATAGTGGAAGCAGCGATGAGAGCACCGGCGATCTGCGCAGCTATCAGTATGGCGACAACCTCGACAAGATTGCCATGACCGAAAGCCTCAAAAATGCACAGGTGAACCATGGTTTGGGCGATTTCAGCCTTTCGGAGAACGATCTGGTGGTGGAAGATACGCAGTTTAAGTCGCAGATGAGCACCGTACTCATGATCGATATCAGCCATAGCATGATCTTGTATGGTGAAGATCGCATCACGCCGGCCAAGAAGGTGGCCATGGCGCTGTCCGAGCTTATCCTTACGCGCTACCCCAAAGATTCGCTAGATGTCATTGTCTTCGGCAATGACGCCTGGCCTATTGCCATCCACGATCTTCCCTACCTGCAGGTAGGCCCATTCCACACCAACACGGTGGCGGGCGTGCAGCTGGCCTTGGATATTTTGCGGCGCAAGCGTCATGCCAACAAGCAGATCTTTATGATCACGGATGGAAAGCCTAGCTGCCTCAACATGCCGGATGGCAGTTACTACAAAAATCCGATGGGCCTTGATCCCTTTATCACCAGCAAGTGCTACAGTATGGCGGCGCAGGCGCGTAAGTTGGGTATTCCTATCACCACGTTTATGATCACTTCCGACCCCTACTTGCAGGAGTTTGTCGATGAGTTTACGGAGTCTAATAGGGGTAAGGCTTATTATACTGGACTAGGCAACCTCGGCGAGATGATCTTCGCCGATTACGAAGACAACCGCAAGAAACGTATCCGCTAAGGGGCGCATTAGGCCATATTATTCGTTACGATAACATACATTTTCGCATCCAATACCTGCGCACATGCTGCTGTTGCGATGCCTTAAAATAGAATATAAAAAATGAATTATACAACAATCAAGACTTTCGGCGAGCTAAAAGCAGCGGGATACACTTCCCTAAGCATCAAAGAAGAACTGCGCCAAAACCTTATCGCGAAGATTAGCAAGGGCGAAACGGTTTTCGAGGGCGTGCATGGCTATGAAGATACGGTTATCCCCGAGCTCGAGCGGGCTATCTTGTCTAAGCACAACATCAACCTACTGGGACTTCGTGGGCAGGCGAAAACGCGCTTGGCGCGACTTATGGTCAACCTGTTAGACGAGTATATTCCCGTGGTGGAGGGCTCGGAGATCAATGACGATCCTTTCCATCCCATTTCGCGTTACGCCGTGGAGCTGCTGCAAGAGCAGGGCGACAGCACGCCCATCAGTTGGTTGCACCGCAGTGAGCGCTTTGCCGAGAAGCTGGCGACGCCAGATGTAACCGTGGCCGACCTGATCGGCGACGTGGATCCCATCAAGGCGGCCAATCTACGACTCAGCTATGCCGACGATCGGGTGATTCACTTTGGCATGATCCCGCGAGCCAACCGGTCGATTTTCGTTATCAACGAGCTGCCCGATCTGCAGGCGCGCATTCAGGTGGCGCTGTTCAACATCTTGCAGGAGGGCGATATTCAGATTCGCGGCTTCAAGCTGCGCCTGCCGCTCGACCTGCAGTTTGTCTTCACCGCCAATCCGGAAGATTACACCAATCGGGGTAGTATTGTCACACCGCTGAAAGACCGCATAGGTTCGCAAATCTTGACGCACTACCCGCGTTCGGTGGAGGTCGCCAAAACTATCACGCAGCAGGAGGCTGGGCTAGATGAGGCGCAGAAAGCACATATCTATGTGCCTGAGCTGGCGCGAGATATCCTCGAGCAAATAAGCTTTGAGGCACGACAGAGCGAGTTTATCGACGCTAAAAGTGGTGTCAGCGCCCGCATGGGTATCACTGCCTTCCAAAATCTGTTGAGCACGGCCGAGTTACGCATGCTGCGCAATGGCGATAGCCACACGGCGGTGCGCCTCGGCGACTTCCTCGGCATCATCCCTGCCATCACGGGCAAGGTAGAGCTGCTCTACGAGGGCGAGCAGGAGGGGGCTTCCACAGTGGCCATCACGCTGATCGAAGGTGCCGTCAAAAGTTTGTTCCCTACGCTGTTCCCCAAGATCGAAAAGCTGGAACGCGAAAACGAGCGCTATCCTTACGATGATATCATCCGTTGGTTTGCCGATGCAGAGGGAATTCAATTGCCGGATGAGCTTACCGATGCCGCTTATCAAACGGCTTTATTACAAGTAGAGCCCTTGCAACAGCTGATCGCCAAATACCAGCCTGATACGCCGCAGGAAGATATTTATTTCTTGAGCGAATTTGTGCTTTGGGGATTAACGCTCTTCAATAAATTAAGCAAGTATCGGGTGGATAATGGGCTGCAATTTCAGGATACCTTCCAAGGATATTTAAGGAATAATTTGTAGTCCACCTATTGAAATACTAGTTCTATGATTGCGGCCGATATTTTATCACCTCGGCCGCAGTTGTTTTGCTGATCGTGACAAGGTGATGAAGTGACAAAGTGATGAATTGATGGCGGTAATTTTATACTTTACCACCATCCTTATCTACATACTCTGTACTCACTACTACATACTATCGAATCCCTAAGCCCGGGACGTGGGCGATACTTTTGTGGGGCAAAAGTAAACAAAACCCTGTCGCGAATTTTTGTTGCATCTTTGTGGGGTAGTGCAAAGGCAAATGTGTACAGACGCAACAAAAATAAGGCGACCTTGCTGTTAATATTGGGCAGGTGCGGTAGAAACAAACGATCAGCGCTACCCTTATCCCAATACCAGTAGTGACACGGTGACTAGGTTACAAAGTGACGATTTATAGCGATCGATTACCAATAGTATACGATCCTCGTTTCACGGAGCTTTTCAGTCTCCTTCCCTGTGCTGGGGAGCAAAGGAAATGTTTTGGGGTTTGGAGGTGAGGACAAAGCCTAGAAATTATTTCTTAATCGCATCCAAAGCGATTAAGACGTTAGTTCAGCTTTACAAAACATTTGGCTTTGTGTGGGGCGGACCTGTGCGACAAAGCACCTGAAGGAGACGAAGGGTTTTGATTACTTTTGCCCTTCAAAAGTGATGCCCTGCCGTGGCGAACGGCGGAAGGGGGTGAGCGGGATGGTGGCTGGGTGATGTGTTGTTACAGTGACAAGCTGATAGCGGTAATCTTATCATTCACCGCTATTCCTATCGCACTGTACAATACCCATTACGCAATACCTTTGTCAATCTTACCGTTGATCCCATCGGGATCACATGCCTATAGCACTACGTTGCATTTGGATAAGCGACCCCGTAGCGGGTCGAACTTTAGAGGGTAAATATGCTTCTTCGTCTATTCCACAGTGCTGTTCTTGCTTTTATCCTCTAATGTATTTGCGTTTTTCCCCGCATACTTATTAATGATATGTTCGGTAGCAAGTTTCAACGAACGGCCAAAGTTGACAGGATGCAAGCCCGGTTGCGTAAAAAACTCCACCTCATTATCGATTTTCGAATACCAAACCCGACCGACATCGGCTACACTCAAGGTATCTTTTCTTTGTATCCGCTCAAAGTAATCCAATTGCTGTTTGTTTAGCCCAATTATTTGATACCGCTGCGTCTTATCCGCACAGTTCACTTCCACATATCTTTCCCCATTCCAACACATGCAGTCTTCCGAGCGTAAATAAGTAACATTCCAAACAATTAAAACGAGAATAATACTTAAGGTACCAAATAGGATGATTTTGTTGTTTAAACGCAGTTTTGAAAGATAAGGTAGGAAGAACTTCCTTCGCCTCATATTTTCAGGGTTTGTTGCTGCGGAGTTTATTTCTTCAGCGTCCACTTCGACTTCTTCATTTATATCTCTTGCAGTCGTTGTGCCAATATTTAAATCTTTATTTACCTCTGTGGTTGGATCTATTTTTGGATTTTCTTTACCTGTCGATTCTACATTTTCTATACTGCTCTCGTCATCAACATTACAGGGTTTGTCAATGTAATTGTTCTGAAAAGGTCTTGGTTGGTAGTCTACTAATATTGCTAACAATTTGACTATGCGATCCTCTGGGTTTTGTGTTTTGCTGAGGGTAAATTTCTGTAGTGCTTTAAGTGATCCAGTGTTGAAGGTCGAGATAGCTTCTTCTATATTTTTCGCTCGTTTATATGGATCAAAGAATTTTTGCAAAACTTCCGTATCTGTCTTAGACAGTCCTTCGGATACTCTAACTAAGCAATAGTCTCTTAGATTAGCAGGGGTGGGATTGGCGAGCAAGTCATCCAATTCATTTCTGCTTCTTTTTGTTTCATAAAGGGCTAAAACCCCATTTTTAAATTCGGTAAATGTCGCTGGCATGGCATCAAAAATAAGCTAAACCTATATCGGAATTTACGGAATCCCGTAAGATAGCACACAGTTAATACATCGGAATAATCGGTATCATCGGAATCTTATCAGACTTTTTAGACCTTTCGGAACCGTTTGGTTTGAAAGGTTTTATCCGCCATAACTTTGTTTTCGAAGTCAGATGATAGTCGATTAGTTTATGAGGCTAATATACGAAACTGATTTCACAATGAGAAGATCTCGCGGTAGTCTTTAGCCGGTTTGGGAAGCAGCTTCTGCCTCCCGCGATTGACACTCCCACTTCCCAAAAAATTCAGAAGGCCTTCTGAAAACATTTGTAGCAATCCCGTGCACGGAGCACGCGGACCTACTAAGATTTTCACTTTTAATTTTTTGAATTATGTGGTATTTAATTTTTGCACTTTTATTTGGTCAAGGTGGTCAGTCGACAGGTACTTGCGGTAATCCGGGACAGCCAACCGTGCAGGCGTCCAATACAAATGGCGATGGTGGTGAGACAACTACACCACTTCCTCCACGTCCACCTAAGCCCTAATGAGAAGCATATATAATAGGAAGGCAGCGCGAGCTGCCTTTTTTATTTGTTGTAATTTTTGAATTATATCGTGTTTCTATTATTTTTGAAGAAAAAAACCAACTTGAAACCATATTTATACTATTTCTTTGTTTTTATCCTTGTTTCTTGCTCAAAGAAGGAAGTGCCAAAAGTTCTTTCATCTCAGGATGCTTTCTCTGACATGGCCTACGAATTTCATGCGAAGGACATGCATGATAGTGCTTTCTTTTATTTCAGCAAAGCCAAAGATGTATTTATTGAATCGAATGATAGTATAAATGTTGCCAATTGTTATATCGCTATGGCTATTATCGGGAAAGACCTTGGTGATTATTTTGGCTCGCAGGAATTATCGCTTAAAGCATTAGATTATTTAGATGAAAGCAATGAGAAACACCATCCCTATTTAGGCTCAAACTATAATGCTCTTGCCAACGCTACATATAATTTGAAAGATTATGGAAGAGCCATAGATTTTTATGAAAAGGCTTTAGCTTTCTCTCCAGATACGACAATCGGTGTAGCTATCGAAAACAATTTAGCGGTAACCTACCAATATTTGCATCGCTATAAAGAAGCATTCGAGGTATATCGTCGCTTACTGCAACAAACTAGAAATAATCCGAAGGAATATGCGCGCGTCACTTCAAATTTTGCGAAGGCACAATGGCAAAAGGATAGTACTTTTAATGCGGTTCCCGATTTTTTAACAGCGCTACATATCCGTCAGCGCCTAGGCGATCGTCTGGGGCAGAACGCCAGTTTTGCTCATCTTGCAGATTATTATGCTAACAATCAAGCAGACTCTGCTTTGTACTACGCTCGGCAACAATATGATATTGTTAAAACATTGCATAATCCAGATGACCAGATTAAAGCGTTGTATAGGTTGGTTGTACTTAGTCCGACGGAAGAATCAAAGCGCTATTTTGAGAGATACACATATCTCACTGACAGCATCCAACAAGCTCGCGCTGCCGCTAAAAACCAATTCGCCTTGATCCGCTATGAAGTTGAAAAAAACAAGGCCGACAATCTACGCCTGCAAAAGGACAATGCCGAGAAAACCAATCGTCTTATTGGTCTTTCCATCGTTTTCCTGTTTCTTAGTATCGGCGGTGTTCTGTGGTATAAAAAGCGAAAACAACGGCTAGAGCTGGAGGCCCAGAACCGGGTTAAAGAAACGCAGCTTCATCTGTCCAAGAAAATCCACGATGTAGTGGCTAATGGCCTTTACCGCGTCATGACCGAGTTTGAATATAAAGAGGATATTGATCGGGAGGGGATGCTCGATAAGCTGGATTATATGTACAACCAGTCTCGCGATATTTCCCACGATGTGGAGCAGCAGACCATCACCAAGATAGCCTATCATGAAGAAATAGCAGCCCTACTCAAGTCTTTTGCGCATGATAACCGACGCATACTAATCGTGGGCAATGATGGCGAGCAATGGGAAGCTGTGGGTAAGCGAGCCAAAGAGGAGATCAAGCACGTGTTGCAAGAACTTATGGTCAATATGCGCAAGCATAGTCAGGCGGATCAAGTGCTGATACGTTTTGAAAGAGTGGACGGACAGCTGCATATCTATTACAATGATAACGGTCAGGGCTTGCCTGCGAAAAAAACTAGTGGAAAAGGTTTGTCTAATACGGTTTCCCGTATAGAAAGCCTTGGTGGCAACATTACTTTTGTCAGTGAACCGGGAGAAGGGCTACGCGTAACGGCCAGTATCCCATTACTCTAAAAGATAACTAATGTATGTTTAAAAAAGTACTCATTGCCGAAGATCATGATACCGAAAATATTGCGGTACAGATCACCCTTCGCGATCTCGGGGTCGAAAATCCGAAATATGTCTACTATTGCGATCACGCCTTCAATTGGATCAAGAATGCCATTCGCGATGGCGAACCGTATGATCTATTGATTACCGATATTGAATTTGAGGCTGACGGCAACGTACAGGAGATCTCTGATGGGCTAGCGTTGATTAAGGCTGTGAAAGAAATACAGCCCGAGATCAAGACGATTGTCTTTACTGGAAAGGATAGGTCTACCACCATCAATGAGATGTTTAAAGCCGGTTTGCTCGACGGACATGTTGTCAAAGCACGTCGTGGTGGCCAACACCTGCGGGAGGCTATCCAGGCTGCCTTTCAAAATAGATTGTATCAGTCTCCGGATATTCAGAAGATCGTGCAGGAGCGAAATTCGCATGAGTTCACCCAGTTTGATATGCACATTATTAAGCTGTTGTATGAAGGCATTTCGCAAAAGGAGATGCCCGAGTATCTGCGGCAACGCGAAATCCGGCCCTCCAGCCTAAGCAGCATCGAGAAGCGATTAAATCTTATGAAGGATGTCTTCGGCTTCACCAAAAATGAGCAACTCGTTGCGCACTGCAAAGAGTTGAAGCTTATTTAAGGTAATTGAATAATTCCTTACGGTTTACCGTAAAATATCCTGCTTAACCTTGTTTATTTTTGAACTATAGCAACGGTAAGGATTAACCTCAGATATTAGTGTTCATTATTAACCTAACGTTGTAAAACGGAGAGGCTGTCAAAAAAGATGACAGCCTTTTTTTTGTTGATAGACAGCTTGTTGTATCGATATTAAGTTTTTTGACTTTACGGTTTCCCGTAAAAATAGCATGTCTGCAACGACTAGTTTTGTCCTAGTAATTAACCGAAATATTGGAATATGGATACGACAAATTTAGTTCAAGATACCCTCTCCGACAGCAGAAGCATCTTTGAGCGGATTCGATTGGAACTGTTGCAGGCCAAGCAGGAAATATTGGTGGCCATGGCTTGGTTTACTGATGATGATCTTTTTGCGATACTGGAAGATCGACTCCGGCAGAATGTGAAAATCTCCCTTATTATCTCTGAGCAGGTGGATAATGAGAAGCTGGATTTTAATGCGCTACGGAGAAAAGGCGCCGAGGTCATCAAAGTAAAAAATGTGGGCTGGGGGATGATGAATCAAAAGTTTTGCGTGATCGATCGTAAGATTGCCATCACAGGTTCCTACAACTGGACGATTAATGCCAAAAACAATAATCACGAAACGGTAGTGGTAACCAATTTCCCCAAGACGGTTGAAGAGCTCGTACATACATTTTTAGGGATTAAAGATAGAGCGGAAAGGCTTCTTAACGGAGAAACGCTCGAAGATATCTCAACACCAGATCATGAAGCATTGTTAGCTACCAAAGAAACTACCTCCATAGTTATGCAAACACCAATCAGACAAACAACGACAAGTTTTTATGAACAATCCCTGAAAGCGTATAGCGATGTATTGGATCACATTATCGCCTCAGAGGTGGGTTCATTTGATAAAGAGCTGCTAAAAGCTAGTGGATTTAATTGGGCGATGGAGAATAATGGCGATCATCAAATTCTGCCGCAGGCCATGGATAGTCTTTACTCCAATTTTATCAATGAAATTGAAGTTGTCGAGGAAAAGAAAAATAGACTATTGGCACAAATCGAGGAACAGCGTAAAATTAGTGTGGCCAGTGTCGAGCTGAAGACAGCAAATGAGATCAGTAATCTGAAGGAAAACGGACTGCTAGAGGCCGCCCATGCTGATGAGGAGATCCTGCAATTGTCGGCAGAGATAGCTGATAGACAGCATGAACTTCAATCTAATCGGGAAACCAAAATTCCATTCTTTAACGATAAAATTGCATTGCTCCAGGATAAGATAAAGACTCTGCAGCTCGCCTTTGTGATGCCACCCGTTAATTGGCCGGCAACAGCGGTTTTGGGCTTTATGACTTTGCTCTTGGTCTTGTATATATTTGTGTTTTACTCGTCAGTGGCCTATATCTTTATTTTCTCCAAAGAAGATATCAAAACCATGCTTTTATCAGGGGCACCCATTATCGAGGCACCCGAGGTTTTCAATCCGCATGCCATTTCCAAGATATGGGATAAAGGTTCTGGCGGTATTCTTTTTTTGTTTTTGTTCGTGGCAATTCCATTGGCGTTGGGTATGTATAAGGTGTTCTTTAAGGGAACAGCGCAGAATGTCGATCGCAAAGAGGACGAAAAGCAAAATACCACGATTGGTCAATTTTTCATACGTAATTTAGGAATCATCCTCATTATTGTTGTTGATAT
This genomic window contains:
- a CDS encoding vWA domain-containing protein, coding for MKKAERNKGFVFKQYEEPFQTPFDKLFDIFMELITHTSGDFDEAIDWLRQLDREFKLTTPDYTIDDFIEDLKSKGYIKERLQPDGTGGVDISSKLEKALRQSALEQIFGKMRKGNAGNHKTKHSGSSDESTGDLRSYQYGDNLDKIAMTESLKNAQVNHGLGDFSLSENDLVVEDTQFKSQMSTVLMIDISHSMILYGEDRITPAKKVAMALSELILTRYPKDSLDVIVFGNDAWPIAIHDLPYLQVGPFHTNTVAGVQLALDILRRKRHANKQIFMITDGKPSCLNMPDGSYYKNPMGLDPFITSKCYSMAAQARKLGIPITTFMITSDPYLQEFVDEFTESNRGKAYYTGLGNLGEMIFADYEDNRKKRIR
- a CDS encoding magnesium chelatase translates to MNYTTIKTFGELKAAGYTSLSIKEELRQNLIAKISKGETVFEGVHGYEDTVIPELERAILSKHNINLLGLRGQAKTRLARLMVNLLDEYIPVVEGSEINDDPFHPISRYAVELLQEQGDSTPISWLHRSERFAEKLATPDVTVADLIGDVDPIKAANLRLSYADDRVIHFGMIPRANRSIFVINELPDLQARIQVALFNILQEGDIQIRGFKLRLPLDLQFVFTANPEDYTNRGSIVTPLKDRIGSQILTHYPRSVEVAKTITQQEAGLDEAQKAHIYVPELARDILEQISFEARQSEFIDAKSGVSARMGITAFQNLLSTAELRMLRNGDSHTAVRLGDFLGIIPAITGKVELLYEGEQEGASTVAITLIEGAVKSLFPTLFPKIEKLERENERYPYDDIIRWFADAEGIQLPDELTDAAYQTALLQVEPLQQLIAKYQPDTPQEDIYFLSEFVLWGLTLFNKLSKYRVDNGLQFQDTFQGYLRNNL
- a CDS encoding tetratricopeptide repeat-containing sensor histidine kinase, whose translation is MKPYLYYFFVFILVSCSKKEVPKVLSSQDAFSDMAYEFHAKDMHDSAFFYFSKAKDVFIESNDSINVANCYIAMAIIGKDLGDYFGSQELSLKALDYLDESNEKHHPYLGSNYNALANATYNLKDYGRAIDFYEKALAFSPDTTIGVAIENNLAVTYQYLHRYKEAFEVYRRLLQQTRNNPKEYARVTSNFAKAQWQKDSTFNAVPDFLTALHIRQRLGDRLGQNASFAHLADYYANNQADSALYYARQQYDIVKTLHNPDDQIKALYRLVVLSPTEESKRYFERYTYLTDSIQQARAAAKNQFALIRYEVEKNKADNLRLQKDNAEKTNRLIGLSIVFLFLSIGGVLWYKKRKQRLELEAQNRVKETQLHLSKKIHDVVANGLYRVMTEFEYKEDIDREGMLDKLDYMYNQSRDISHDVEQQTITKIAYHEEIAALLKSFAHDNRRILIVGNDGEQWEAVGKRAKEEIKHVLQELMVNMRKHSQADQVLIRFERVDGQLHIYYNDNGQGLPAKKTSGKGLSNTVSRIESLGGNITFVSEPGEGLRVTASIPLL
- a CDS encoding response regulator, whose product is MFKKVLIAEDHDTENIAVQITLRDLGVENPKYVYYCDHAFNWIKNAIRDGEPYDLLITDIEFEADGNVQEISDGLALIKAVKEIQPEIKTIVFTGKDRSTTINEMFKAGLLDGHVVKARRGGQHLREAIQAAFQNRLYQSPDIQKIVQERNSHEFTQFDMHIIKLLYEGISQKEMPEYLRQREIRPSSLSSIEKRLNLMKDVFGFTKNEQLVAHCKELKLI
- a CDS encoding phospholipase D-like domain-containing protein, which translates into the protein MDTTNLVQDTLSDSRSIFERIRLELLQAKQEILVAMAWFTDDDLFAILEDRLRQNVKISLIISEQVDNEKLDFNALRRKGAEVIKVKNVGWGMMNQKFCVIDRKIAITGSYNWTINAKNNNHETVVVTNFPKTVEELVHTFLGIKDRAERLLNGETLEDISTPDHEALLATKETTSIVMQTPIRQTTTSFYEQSLKAYSDVLDHIIASEVGSFDKELLKASGFNWAMENNGDHQILPQAMDSLYSNFINEIEVVEEKKNRLLAQIEEQRKISVASVELKTANEISNLKENGLLEAAHADEEILQLSAEIADRQHELQSNRETKIPFFNDKIALLQDKIKTLQLAFVMPPVNWPATAVLGFMTLLLVLYIFVFYSSVAYIFIFSKEDIKTMLLSGAPIIEAPEVFNPHAISKIWDKGSGGILFLFLFVAIPLALGMYKVFFKGTAQNVDRKEDEKQNTTIGQFFIRNLGIILIIVVDIFIAYKVAVNINAIELITGDTDKEMDILDLLGNSNFWLVFALGALGVYLFSVFFEKFFILLDSRTTTHHQEKVKYEVSTFEKAIEEHLHTINELKLLCDATESAIVKLTESKEERIRQRQQAPINRNDKINGFQQQLLSYKERIGNIGSMYRSQIENDKLPISKAELENRVNIYMEGWSKFLYQDYAILRAETKTREAIHACESWLSQRSVAADLQGSISENLISLQN